A portion of the Candidatus Eisenbacteria bacterium genome contains these proteins:
- the trxA gene encoding thioredoxin, protein MSKPTAITDQQFEKEVIQSDIPVVIDFWAPWCAPCRMVGPVIESLSEQMNGSVKFVKVNVDENTQHAAKYGIQGIPTLLFFKDGELVDTVVGAYPEQALRERISQAFGVESGQH, encoded by the coding sequence ATGAGCAAGCCGACGGCGATTACGGATCAGCAGTTCGAGAAGGAAGTGATTCAGTCCGACATCCCGGTGGTCATCGATTTTTGGGCTCCCTGGTGCGCCCCCTGCCGGATGGTCGGGCCTGTGATCGAGAGCCTGAGCGAGCAGATGAACGGCTCCGTGAAGTTCGTGAAGGTCAATGTGGACGAGAACACGCAGCACGCGGCGAAGTACGGCATCCAGGGGATCCCGACGCTCCTCTTCTTCAAGGACGGCGAGTTGGTCGACACCGTGGTGGGCGCGTATCCGGAACAGGCGCTCCGCGAGAGGATCTCCCAAGCCTTCGGGGTCGAAAGCGGCCAGCACTAA
- a CDS encoding sigma 54-interacting transcriptional regulator — translation MKGHDHLAVCMAQRANMEAIFHAVADGILTVDRELRITNINQSAQAMLGIGAEEAAGKPICDILRCPLWDMGELLRETMRENEGARERENVLIRPDGTEARVILSTNRLLDDTGGTAGVVIIARDVTHLRDLETRLEDRGSLHKLRGKSHAMQETYALIEQAAPTDSTVLILGESGTGKELIADAIHRCSRRQNAPFVKVNCSALSESLLESELFGHVKGAFTGATYDRKGRFESAEGGTVFLDEIGDLTERIQVKLLRVLQEREIERVGDTRTIPIDVRILAATHQDLKKRVQDGLFREDLYYRLNVIPLFVPPLRERKEDVPDLAMHFLGELAERAGKRIERISPDALRSLMDYEWPGNVRELRNAIEHATVKCRGPVLLLEDLPREIVRETAGLSPPLGGPTVGDTTGFVTPWRMPDREARDIRAALEEASWHRGRAAGLLGIDRTTLWRKMKRFGIEPPPAP, via the coding sequence ATGAAAGGGCATGACCATCTCGCCGTCTGTATGGCCCAGAGGGCCAACATGGAGGCGATCTTTCACGCGGTCGCCGACGGGATCCTCACGGTGGATCGCGAACTACGCATCACCAACATCAACCAATCCGCCCAGGCGATGCTCGGCATAGGCGCCGAGGAGGCGGCGGGGAAGCCGATCTGCGATATCTTGCGCTGCCCCCTCTGGGACATGGGCGAACTGCTGCGAGAGACGATGCGAGAGAACGAGGGGGCCCGGGAGCGCGAGAACGTGCTCATCCGCCCGGACGGTACGGAGGCGCGGGTGATCCTGAGCACCAACCGCCTCCTGGACGACACGGGCGGCACGGCCGGCGTGGTGATCATCGCCCGAGACGTCACGCACCTCCGGGATCTGGAGACCCGCCTCGAGGATCGCGGTTCCCTCCATAAGCTCCGAGGTAAGAGCCATGCCATGCAGGAAACCTACGCCCTCATCGAGCAGGCGGCGCCCACCGACTCGACGGTGCTGATCCTGGGCGAGAGTGGGACCGGCAAGGAGCTGATCGCCGACGCCATCCATCGTTGTAGCCGCCGCCAGAACGCCCCCTTCGTCAAGGTGAACTGCTCCGCGCTCTCCGAGAGCCTCCTCGAGAGCGAGCTTTTCGGCCACGTCAAAGGAGCCTTCACCGGCGCAACTTACGACCGCAAGGGGCGTTTCGAGAGCGCCGAGGGGGGAACCGTCTTCCTCGACGAGATCGGCGACCTGACCGAGCGGATCCAGGTCAAACTGCTGCGGGTCCTGCAGGAGAGGGAAATCGAGCGGGTCGGCGACACCCGGACGATCCCGATCGATGTCCGGATCCTCGCCGCCACCCACCAGGACCTTAAGAAGCGCGTCCAGGACGGGCTCTTCCGGGAGGACCTCTACTATCGCCTGAACGTGATTCCCCTTTTCGTCCCCCCTCTGCGCGAGAGGAAGGAGGACGTCCCCGATCTGGCGATGCATTTCCTCGGCGAGCTGGCGGAGAGGGCGGGAAAAAGAATCGAGAGGATCTCGCCGGACGCGCTCCGGTCGCTGATGGACTACGAATGGCCCGGAAACGTCCGTGAGCTGCGCAACGCGATCGAACACGCCACGGTCAAGTGCCGCGGCCCGGTCCTCCTTCTCGAGGACCTCCCCCGGGAGATCGTACGGGAAACGGCGGGCCTCTCCCCTCCGCTCGGCGGGCCCACTGTCGGTGACACCACCGGCTTCGTCACCCCATGGAGAATGCCGGACCGGGAAGCCCGCGACATCCGCGCCGCCCTGGAGGAAGCGAGCTGGCACCGCGGCCGCGCCGCCGGATTACTCGGCATCGACAGGACCACCCTCTGGCGCAAGATGAAGCGCTTCGGCATCGAGCCCCCTCCCGCCCCCTGA
- a CDS encoding fumarylacetoacetate hydrolase family protein, translating into MSAARVDLAGQAVPVRKILCAGRNYAAHAAEMGSVPPAAPFLFLKPLTALHTGGGEVRVPEALGLLHHEVELVALLGGGGKNLSPGEAERLIAGYAVGVDLTLREEQERAKRSGGPWALGKGFDCSAPVGAFVPAAEAGDPLDMPIRLEVNGRARHDSRTSFMLFRPGELLAYVSRFLTLEEGDLLFTGTPEGVGPLAGGDRVVARAGNLPELRFTIVRP; encoded by the coding sequence ATGAGCGCGGCCCGTGTCGATCTCGCCGGACAAGCCGTTCCGGTGCGCAAGATACTCTGTGCCGGACGAAACTACGCCGCCCACGCCGCCGAAATGGGATCCGTTCCCCCGGCGGCCCCCTTCCTCTTTCTGAAACCGCTCACCGCGCTGCACACCGGCGGAGGAGAGGTCCGCGTGCCGGAAGCGCTGGGGCTCCTTCATCACGAAGTGGAGCTGGTCGCCCTTCTCGGCGGCGGCGGGAAGAATCTCTCTCCCGGTGAGGCGGAGCGCCTGATCGCGGGCTATGCCGTCGGCGTCGATCTCACGCTCCGGGAAGAGCAGGAGAGGGCGAAGCGATCGGGCGGCCCCTGGGCGCTCGGCAAGGGTTTCGACTGCTCCGCGCCCGTGGGGGCTTTCGTTCCCGCGGCCGAGGCGGGCGACCCCCTCGATATGCCGATCCGCCTCGAGGTGAACGGCCGAGCCCGGCACGACTCGCGCACATCCTTCATGCTCTTCCGCCCCGGCGAGCTTCTCGCCTACGTCTCGCGCTTCCTCACCCTCGAAGAGGGGGATCTTCTTTTCACCGGCACGCCGGAGGGGGTCGGCCCCCTGGCCGGCGGAGACCGCGTGGTCGCCCGCGCCGGGAATCTGCCGGAGTTGCGGTTCACAATCGTTCGCCCATAA
- a CDS encoding DUF4230 domain-containing protein, producing MDTLLVGFVIGLAAAVFVAIAFRRSRRPREVSPSTEVHSFVTGLRAVSELSVFRIRTKEIITASDHWFGGFGKRYLSWLISTKRMTMIFEFDVDFRYNLASPEMAVSEDGRGGFTVRLPPCSYEVRILDMRMHSEKGTELLPWLMPEMVNRFITGGFSVEQKNALIDEAKDQAVRLAADLVSSAEGDAQTSARRSIEMFARGFNADRVSIGFAPTTEFHPRIDATRIEGLLDRPAGDE from the coding sequence TTGGACACCCTGCTTGTCGGTTTCGTCATCGGTCTGGCCGCGGCGGTCTTCGTCGCCATCGCCTTCCGCCGCTCCCGGCGCCCCCGCGAGGTTTCGCCTTCGACGGAGGTCCACTCCTTCGTCACCGGCCTCCGGGCCGTCTCGGAACTCTCCGTCTTCCGAATCCGCACGAAGGAGATCATCACCGCGTCGGACCACTGGTTCGGTGGTTTCGGCAAGCGCTATCTCTCTTGGCTCATCTCCACGAAACGGATGACCATGATTTTCGAATTCGACGTGGACTTCCGCTACAACCTCGCCAGCCCCGAGATGGCGGTCTCCGAGGACGGCCGGGGCGGTTTCACGGTTCGCCTCCCCCCATGCTCCTACGAGGTGCGGATTCTGGACATGCGGATGCACAGCGAAAAGGGAACCGAGCTTCTCCCCTGGCTGATGCCGGAGATGGTCAACCGATTCATCACCGGCGGCTTTTCCGTGGAGCAGAAGAACGCCCTGATCGACGAGGCGAAAGACCAGGCGGTGCGGCTCGCCGCGGACCTGGTCTCCTCCGCCGAGGGGGACGCCCAAACATCCGCGCGGCGGAGCATCGAAATGTTCGCCCGCGGTTTCAACGCCGATCGCGTGTCGATCGGCTTCGCCCCCACGACGGAATTCCACCCGAGGATCGACGCCACGCGAATCGAGGGGTTGCTCGATCGCCCGGCGGGGGACGAATAG
- the rocD gene encoding ornithine--oxo-acid transaminase yields MDSRVFMEIEDRLGAHNYHPLDVVIERAEGCWVHDVEGKKYLDCLAAYSAVNQGHCHPRLLRVMKEQAERVTLTSRAFRNAQLGPLYEALAEATGMERFLPMNSGAEAVETAVKAARKWGYKVKGIPEDQAEIIVCSNNFHGRTTTIVGFSSDEQYRDGFGPFTPGFHIIPFGDIEALRSTINANTCAFLVEPIQGEAGIIIPPDGYLKEAEALCRGSNVLLILDEIQSGLGRTGKMFAHEWENVKPDGLIVGKALSGGFYPVSAFCSNEEVMGVFHPGDHGSTFGGNPLGAAIAREALAVIRDEKLVENAAKLGPYFMEKLRTIRSSRIKEVRGRGLWVGLELDRPARPDCEALQRKGMLCKETHEMVIRIAPPLIIKKDEIDWAFEQVKAVLES; encoded by the coding sequence ATGGATTCCCGCGTGTTCATGGAGATCGAAGACCGCCTCGGCGCGCACAATTACCATCCTCTCGACGTGGTGATCGAGCGGGCCGAGGGGTGTTGGGTCCACGACGTGGAGGGAAAGAAATATCTCGACTGCCTGGCCGCCTACTCGGCGGTGAACCAGGGGCACTGCCATCCCCGCCTCCTCCGGGTGATGAAGGAGCAGGCCGAGCGCGTGACGCTCACCAGCCGCGCCTTCCGCAACGCCCAGCTGGGACCGTTGTATGAGGCGCTGGCCGAGGCGACCGGTATGGAGCGCTTCCTGCCGATGAACAGCGGCGCCGAGGCGGTGGAGACGGCGGTCAAGGCGGCGCGCAAGTGGGGATACAAGGTCAAGGGGATCCCGGAGGACCAGGCGGAGATCATCGTCTGCTCGAACAACTTTCACGGGCGCACCACCACCATCGTCGGCTTCTCCAGCGACGAGCAGTACAGGGACGGCTTCGGTCCCTTCACCCCCGGGTTTCACATCATCCCCTTCGGCGACATCGAAGCGCTTCGCTCGACGATCAACGCGAATACCTGCGCCTTCCTGGTCGAGCCGATCCAGGGCGAGGCGGGGATCATCATCCCGCCCGACGGCTATCTGAAAGAGGCGGAGGCGCTCTGCCGCGGGAGTAATGTCCTTCTGATTCTGGACGAGATCCAGTCCGGCCTCGGCCGCACGGGCAAGATGTTCGCCCACGAATGGGAGAACGTGAAGCCTGACGGCCTCATCGTCGGCAAGGCGCTCAGCGGCGGCTTCTATCCCGTCTCGGCGTTCTGCTCCAACGAAGAAGTGATGGGCGTCTTTCATCCCGGCGACCACGGAAGCACGTTCGGCGGCAACCCGCTCGGCGCGGCGATCGCCCGCGAGGCGCTCGCGGTGATCCGGGACGAGAAACTGGTGGAGAACGCGGCGAAACTGGGCCCCTACTTCATGGAGAAGCTCCGCACCATCCGTTCGAGCCGCATCAAGGAAGTGCGCGGCCGCGGGCTCTGGGTCGGGCTCGAGCTCGACCGTCCGGCGCGGCCCGACTGCGAAGCGCTCCAGCGGAAGGGTATGCTCTGCAAAGAAACCCACGAGATGGTGATCCGTATCGCCCCGCCGCTGATCATCAAGAAAGACGAGATCGACTGGGCATTCGAACAGGTAAAGGCGGTCCTGGAATCGTAG